Within the Cotesia glomerata isolate CgM1 linkage group LG6, MPM_Cglom_v2.3, whole genome shotgun sequence genome, the region aattttaaattttttaataattcggTTAAGATTGACCACATTTTTAAAagcgaattttttaatatttttctcataTAATTATACTAGCAATCATCATTATAGATTTTGAAAAGTCtataaaatcacaaaattatttatttacctttttaaaataaatattattaaaaaacaaaaatgtctCTAGTAGAGGCATGAAAATTCTCTAGAGCCAATTACCGCCGattaaaacatatagtatgcgtccttattcacttgctcttacggaaaaaaaatttactaaataacatcgtaattttcaataattcaaatagtTCAAATAGTAGAAGCGTCTAGCATAGAAATGTCGCTACAAATTTATAGAGTCCCGATACAACGTTCTCTGTCTTCTATATTTCATCATCTGTCATATGCTGAAGTAGCGCAGAAGAATTCCTAAAAAACGGTTTGAGTAAAtggtaaacattttttataattgagtaGTATTTagtagttttatttataaatatagtatcattatttatagtaTGTTTCATCTGTAGGCCTTATTACCCTACCGTAGTAAAATAAGACTTATCCGCaaggtttttaaaaaaatttaattttgtgtttGTTTATGTTGAAAATTACCATTActtcattatattttatggCTAATGTATtaacatgaaaaattaatgatacttttcaataattaaatgcaatattttcgatttttttcaaaatctcccTTAGCTAGGCCTTATTACCCACCGGTACCTTATATGCATAAAATAACctgatagtttcaataaataacattaattttttgtaccttaaaaaaattaatgaaaatcaatataaaaacTTCCTTCTACTCATATTTCCCCCCTTAATGTAATGATTACCTGAATAAATACTCTATCagagatatatttttattttcctttaGTGCTTATCGTTTAATTTTGACACTAGTTTGAATGCTCAAGTGCGCACACTTCCTCCAATTGACTTCATATAAACTCGTTTGTAACTGCAACATATTTTTCTGTAATCTCATCCTTTGTTATTTCAACGAAAAGATTTTTATGATCTTAGAAATAACATTTCTACAAAATCTAGTAAAACTATGAATAAGTAAATTTCCAAGCTTCCAATGAATCTGTCTGGAAGGTTAAAAATCAGAGGACATCATTCGGTTTTATGACTCCCAGCATCCCTAAATTCGTTCTTAAAAAGGATCTAAAAGGGAGCaggtaataaaaatcttaacgttattttaatatttcaagagTAATGTAACTGTCCAGAGAGATTTGCAGTTTACTCAGTGTGGCATCGGGCCATCTCAGATGTTATATACGAGTGGAGAAGAGAATCCTCCAGCAAGGTAGAACGAATGAATCGCAGAAGCACTGGGAGTGGATTTATCGCATCCGTCGGAGCATAAACGACAGAGATAGAGTGAGAATGAAAAACCCGGGACGTGTGTGACACACcgagataaaaataaagtaaaatcccgaaaaaacttaaaatatagACGATAAGAATATAGAACAAAGACATAaacaaaaacataaaatagaatgatgaaaaacaatttatatataGGAGAATAAAAGTCAGATGCTGACGTATGTCGTATTTGATAAGACGAGGACCAACAAAGTCACCATTTCTCATGATCGGAGATGCATCTACAAAACCTCGAGAAGGATTGAAAGCGTTCGAGATCCAGAGAAAAATAGTGAGTAGTCGGTGAGTGGATTGCGGTAAAATCACGGTTGGATGCCTCAAAGAGCAATTCGTTTAAAAAGCGACCTTTCGATTCACTAAAATCTCAACGTCGGTTCACTTTCTTCGGAGAATGAGATGGTGATGATCTGGAGGACATACACCGGATGCTGATGGCGTATAACACTTTTATTTCATATCAATCTCTATCTCTATTTCTTCTCTGAAAGTTCCGTCTCAGACTCAAACTCATTTTTAttctgtatttttatttaaattttttaatcatttctcGCCGATGAGAAGAGAACGCTCATAGATTTTATTTAGAGggaataaatattatagaGGTTGAATGAGGAATTCCCATGGGTTGTGCACTGTACAGGCCGAGAAATTGTCTGGGGGGCACTGACGCTCATCGACATTCCATTTCCTTTCAATTCTCAATTCGATAATCCCCAAATGCGATAATATAGTTTTTAACTTAATCTTACTCTATTTCAGAGAAAAACTTCATTGgcagttttaatttatatttttcatcactctgaataataactttaaattgatattttcgtTATTggtttatttcattttcattgcAGACGAAAAGAGCATACTACAGTGGAAactatgaaattatttttaggtcTCTAGTCGTGAGTCGTGGCTCGTGCCTACCAAGTCAATCTGTGGAAATTGGCACAAATGTTGTAGATAATTGATTTAAGTAACGATCTTACTTTACTGCGATTTTTGGGAATGCAAACGTCACTAAAATCGTTCGATTtagattttagattttttttattctatgccaaggcacaggccaaatggcaatttaaatttcagatTGATTACATacgaataaatatataaggtTATAAACGTGAGTACATAATATGGTCATATTAGAAATAGATTATTGCTTTCAATgatacagtaaatatttaaaatgcaataaagtaatataagataacgtaaaaaactaaaatattaacaaaggAATACAGTGTGACAGAGCTGACTTGACTCGATTTGATCAGATTCGTTTTAATTCAACTAATGATTTTAAGACAGTAATAAAAAGGCTCACCTTGAGCAGAATGATTTGGTGCGTTAGCGGACATTAAGAGTTAGGATTTTTTTAAGGAGCAGTCTCACTTCATGACtttcaaataacttttaaattttttctttgaaagaCGAttgtaatgaaataaaaactacttgatttaacaaaaatgtatttttcaaaaattttactcttgcaTTGAGATAAAAGTTTGccattcaagaattttattaattcaacgaagtatccacagattcggtagaatctggcgccgtTCCGTTCAAAttcgttgtaaacggagcgccagactaccgactatgtttactgtaagcaccCGAGTCGAAATCTCAGGTCTGTTTTCATCGTAAAAGTTTCCAAACCCATTGAAGTCTCATTTACCGCCTAAAACGAGGCCTGTTTTGAGCGTAGATGACGGTCTCGGAAAATAGATACGATCAAACCAGACCTGAGCAGTACCATTTTGATCGTAAagcccgtgtaaaaaaaaaattgtcctaaaaatgtCCCAAGCATGGAACATCCAAACGTGACACAATGagggacatttttgggacagtTTTGGGACATCTTAGAAATAATCAGAGATTTTAAAATAGTgcatttaagtaatttttcgtcgatttgaagtatttttttttaagattttcagAATACTTCtacaattttatgacaattttattacaatttacaaacgttttttaaatgattttgcaAAACATAATTTATTCTTCCACAAATGTAGATTGGTCTAGAAATTAATGGATGAAACATTGATTAAACATTTTTGGAAGAATTTAAGGACATTTCTGGGACAGATTTGGGACATTTTTTCGAcattttcaaaacattttttagacatttttaaatatttttaggaaaattttttcaaatgattaCGAAAGAccatttatttttgcacggtTATAGATTTATCGTAAGATTaatgtaagaaaatttttaggacaattttgggacaattttaggacatttttgggacattttctaaacattttttaaatatttttaggacaattttaaCGTTCTTtaaacgattttaaaaaagacaATTGTTTTTTGCACGGTTGTgaaacataataaaattaatggataaaaaattttgggacaattttaggacatttttgggacaatttcaGGACATTTTCGAAACATTTTTGGACATTTTTAgaaatgttttaaatattttgaggacatttttaaaccttttaaatgattttaagaACGACagtttatttttgcacagctgtagatttgtcTAGAAATCAATGAATGAAACATTTGTGGAACGtttttgggacaactttaggacatttttggcacagttttataatatttttacaacaaacttcgaacatttttagaactatTTTACGACAGTATTGAACGATTTTTGAATGATTTTAATGAAGATAATTTAGTTTGCACAGTTGTAGATTTGTCGTAAGATGCatggatgaaaaattttaggacatttttggaacCATTTGTAATATTTCTACCAAACAAACTTTGAACATTTCTTAGAACTAATTCACGACAGTATTGAACGATTTTtgaatgattttagaaaaaagagaattttattttttgcacgGCTTCCTTAGATTTTTCTAGAAACTAATGAAATGAAAACatttattgaacttttttggAGACAATTTTCAGGACattttttgggacaatttttggaacattttctattgcacatttttaaaaatatttttaaagacattttttaaatactcttAGGACAGAATTTGAACGTTTTTCTAAATGATTTCTCAAGAAAGACAAATTGTATTTTGCAACAATTGTAGATTCATCGTAAGattaatagatgaaaaattttagaacaattttaggacattctTGGGTcaattttaggatttttttgagacaatactgtaatttttctacaaaaaactTGAGACATTTTTAGAACTACTTTACGTCAATTTTGAacgatttttaaatgatttcaGAACGATAATTTATTTCCGCACGGCTGTAGATTCGTCCTAAAATTGATCCAAAAAATGTTCCGGaaatgtcccaaaaatgtcctaaaattgtcccaaaaatgtcctgaaattgtcctaaaaattttcatgcaTTAATCTTgcgataaatttataaccgtgcaaaaataaattgtctttcttaaaatcaattgaataacgtttaaaattttcctaaaaatatttaaaaatgtccaaaaatgttttgaaaatgtcctaaaattatcccaaaatgtcccaaaatttgttatccattaattttatgatgtaTTTACTACAACCGTGCAAAAACAATtgtcttttttaaaatcgtttaAAGAACGttaaaaattgtcctaaaaatatttaaaaaatgtccaaaaaatgttttgaaaatgtcccaaaaatgtcctaaaattgtcccaaaattttttatccattaattttataatctatctacaaccgtgcaaaaaacaattgtcttttttaaaagaatttaaagacCGTTAAAAActgtcctaaaaatatttaaaaaatgtccaaaaaatgttccgaaaatgtcccaaaaatatcctaaaaattttcacacaTTAATCTTACGATAAATCTATAaccgtgcaaaaataaatactctTTCGTAATCAtttgaaaaacgttcaaaattgtcctaaaaatatttacaaaatgtccaaaaaatgttttgaaaatgtttcGAAAATGTCAAAAAAGTGTCATAAAAATGTCCCAAATCTGTCCCAAAATTGCCCCAGAAATGTCCTTAAATTCTCCCAAAAATGATTAATCAATGTTTCATCCATTAATTTCTAGACCATTCTACATTtgtggaaaaaataaattatgtgttttgcaaaatcatttaaaaacgtttgtaaattgtaataaaattgtcataaaattgtaGAAGTATTctgaaaatcttaaaaaaaaatacttcaaatcgacgaaaaattacttaaatgcACTATTTTAAAATCTCTGATTATTTCTAAGATGTcccaaaattgtcccaaaaatgtccctCATTGTGTCACGTTTGGATGTCCCATGCTTGGGacatttttaggacaattttttttttacacgggagaTGATTAAAAGATGtacgaatattattatttttaacaacttattcattattattattataccaCCGACATCTTGTTTTTCATAGCCGCGAAAattcgaattaatttttttattactaatattGTCAATATATACgtgaatagaaaataattgataatgttATTTATCGTGGTCTttgatatcaaaaaaaaattcgattattatttaaattttttcattgtttgttttataaacaaattaattatctcttggtagtttttttttcttttttctactGAAACAAACAAAACAACcatgtattatttaaaaaaattatttatattttttaaattgaacttTTAATTCTTTCTGTTATCTTTCATTTTCACCACTCAATTACTTggtttttatgttttaattttattatgaaatttttaactaacatGAAgatacaaaagaaaaaattggaGACTTATTTTATTCTTTGCTAATTAAACAACAAATTAAGCCAAAGATTTGAAGCTCTgactcaattatttatttaattttgttcatttgttgataaaaaatcttggagaaaatgtttttttctacttttatgTCTAAATACcctataaacaaatttaactATCAACTGTCAACTTATGTAACTTTTTATTCAACGGatatttatcaacaatttcagcttataaattttagatttgctcggttattttttcaattttaaataaaaataaagtagaaaaaaattttttctccaaGTTTATTAGCCTAAGCATCTtagtaactaaaaattaattaaaaatgttatttaatttaagtaagtttattttgagtaaaatattgttcacaaataatataaggtatttttaaattatattttacagttgatagttaaattagtttataagatatttagacataaaagtagaaaaaaacattttcttgaagattttttttatcaaaaaatggtataaattaaataaataattgagtcAGAGCTTCAAATTTTAGCTTAATTTGTTGTTTAgttaataaagaataaataagtcttacattttttctttgtatCTTCGATNNNNNNNNNNNNNNNNNNNNNNNNNNNNNNNNNNNNNNNNNNNNNNNNNNNNNNNNNNNNNNNNNNNNNNNNNNNNNNNNNNNNNNNNNNNNNNNNNNNNTACGTCGTTGGATTGGTGTTCTGTActgtttttattgtaaaaatttctgTTGTCCAGTTTGGTGTATATCCTTTCTCAAATACATGCTTGTACTTGCTGATTCGGACTTTGTCTCcaactttaaatttagttttctTCTGTACTAACTTTGACTGTAGTggttcataaatattttttaagatttgttTTTCTTGAGTGGTAGATACATCAATCGGTTTCATTTTGATAGTTCGATGCTTGGTGTTGTTGAAAGTATTCATTAAGTCATCAAGTCCATCAATCCATTTGTAGCTGCCACGAGCTGAGAATTCTCGCCACATTTTAGTTTTAAGAGTTCTATTGAAGCGTTCacatattgatgtttttaagttgctaaatgttaaataaagatttaCATTGTGTTTCTTcattaaatctttaaattctttattataaaactcCTTGCCTTGATCCACATGGAGATTCCGAGGAATACGACCTTGTTGAAAAACAGATTTTATTGCACTCATTACATCAGTACCgctttttgatttaattggAACTGCCCAAGCATACTTGGAAAATATATCTATGACTGTAAATAGATATTTGTATCCATTGTTGACTGTAGCATATGGAATCATCTCAAATAAATCAGCTTGCCAAGTCTCATCGAGACCTCGGATTTCAACATGACGACGTTTATAGTTCCTGCGAGCTGGTTTGTGAAGCTCTTCAGCTATCACCACCTTTTTGTTTTCCATTGAGTTTCTCAGtgagatatttaatattatttttgtgagTGTGGAATACTGCTTTAGCTTCCTCAATATCTGTCTGCAAATTCAACACTACAGTTTTCAGTATTACTATTTCAAAGTGTAAATGTGAAATAATCTCTTTTTGTTTATTCTCTGTACTTTTATTCAGTTCAGTCATCTGTCTCCTTACAAATTGCACTGTTGCAGCATCATGTTCATTTGAAGGATTACCGAGATTGCACAGTCTTTTATTCTCAATGTCATAGTTTCCATCAGAAGTTACATTGAAGCCTCTACCTGTTGGTCCTCGTTGACCTAACTTTTCATTACCCAGTGGACGTCCAAATATATCGATGCTCATAGTTGTGAACACTTTGACTGTCAAcgtgagaatgatataattttctagaagcttttaatatataaCCCCAACCTCCCTAAGCTCTTCAATAATTGACATGATTTCATTAGTGTGACTTGGATTTCCAGCAGCTTGAGACGCCATTAGCAGTCGCAAACGATCAACTAGTTCATTTGGATCATCCCAGTATACATAGTCCATAGGTGTCTTGGTGGTAATCATAAATTTTGGTAGTCCTCTACCATGCTTTTCAACAAAATCAGCAATATATTTCTTATACTTGTCTGTTGAATCTCTGTAAATACTTTTACTTGGATCATAACTCTTCTTATGAGTATTTGTTCTCTGGataatttccaaatattttgtcTTATCATCTTGCGTAACAAGCGTATTTTTCGGTGTTTTTGTAAACAATAATTCCAACAACCCAGAAGTTATGGGATAACTTCTTTCTTTGACAGTTATTGTATCATTTCcaaatgaaatatttgaatcacccatatacatTTCACCATGTTTTCTGTGTACACCATATCTCATATCATTATCTTTGTGTTTTTTACTTAAACGTTGTAAATAATTAGCGAGAAGAGGATTTTTACGAGCTGGAGTATTTGTTGATGGTGGTTGAGTTATAGCAAATAATGTATTGTTTAATGAACTTTCATCATTTGATATTAAACTGTTCTGGATCAGCgtataaagatttttcaatCTCTTATTCTTGAACCTCTTCTTTTTCAACCTGCggcttttcttcttttttaatattttcttctttcaGCTTTGAACTTTCAACTATACTCTGGAGTGGTGTTACAATAGGCTTGAACATTTCCTCCATGGCTTTTTCAGCTGTATCCTTGCCCAACTTCAACATTCTGTGCTTTCGTCGGATGGCATCGCTGGCTTGAAATATCTGATGCAGAATATCTTTCTGCTTTGAAATTTCTTCAGGCTTCATGTTGATAGTTTAAAGTCTACAACATGTAAGACTATCATACTCTAAAGTATCTCAATTTATACTAATGAAGCAATCGAATCCCTTTCGATACCTGCCACTGTTCAATTCACTGTCTTTATCTATTACCACAAACCCATATTTATTCCAACATGCTGAGCATAAATCTCTGAATGAGTTGTATGGCATGTCTGTATTGACATGATCATCATAAATATGCTTCAGATTCATTTCATCTTGACGAAACAAAACGAGAAAGTTTGCATTATCTCTAATCAGGTGCTTGGGTATTCGTGTATAAGTTTGACAAAGATAGAAGCTGTCTACATCCTTGTGTCGACCCATACAGAAAAAAGCCTTGATGTGATCTTGTTTTTCACAAGCAACATCATCAAATATCATCAGGGAGTTAGGCTTAGCATCTTCAGGCTTGATTACAGCCTCATGTTCACTGAATGTAAAGAATCCAATACCATCAATCTGTTTAAGCAGTGTCTCTAGGAACTGATACTTTGGTTGGTTAAGAGACTTTGAGTaaagatatatattttcaaatctCAAACCGTTTGGATGTACAATAAGAGACAGCAGAGCATTCGTCTTTCCACAGTTTGATGGTCCGCAAAATATAGCACGTACACTATTTGGAAGTAGAGCACCATGTCGTTTGAGTTTTTTCACACCTGCCCCTTAAacaatttgattaaaattgataactgGTAACTGAGCTCTTGGTTTCTTAAACTCCATGACTGCTCAATTAATTCTGAGGCTCAGAGGTATAAATACAGGCTTATATAGGTCACTAAGTCATTCTTAGATGTGTCATGTCTGAGAGCAGACGTGGTAAAGGTGCTGTCAACCATATAATCAACAAGCTCCCATTCGAACTTCACATACCAGGGTATCAATACTGTGGTCTAGGTGCAAAGTTAGCTAAGAGGTTAGCTCGAGGTGATCCAGGTATAAATCCTTTGGACTCTGCGTGTAAGGAACACGATATAGCTTACTCGAAAAATCGTGAAAATTTGGAAGCCCGTAACGAGGCTGATAAAATCCTTGCTGAGAAAGCGTGGCAACGATTTCAAGCGAGAGACGCTACCATTGGTGAAAAAGCTACTGCGTGGAGTGTGAATAAAATCATGAAGTTGAAAAGACGTTTCGGTATGGgtcttaaaaaagaaaaacctaTTACCAAGCgtaaaacaattaaaagaaaaacaacgAAGCGTAAGACAGTTAAAAGAAAGACAACGAAGAGAAAAACAacgaagcgaaagataatcaAACGCAAGACAGTCAAAAGAAAGACAACTAAACTCAAGACTTCCAAGAAAAAGGATGTTGCTTTGAGACAGGTTGTTGATGAAGCTAAAAAGTCCATGAAACCTGGTGGAGATCCAGTTAAAACAGCTCTTGAAGGTGCTCGCAAGGCTGTCGAGAAGACTGGTGGGAAGAAAAACGTTCGATTGCCTCGTATTCTACCAGTTCCGTCAAAGATTGGCAGAGTTCTTCCATTCTTGATTCCCCTGTTCGCAGGGTTATCAGCTGTTGGTGCTCTGACAGGTGGAGCTGCATGTGTTGCAAAAGCTGTGAACGATGCAAGCACAGCTAAAAATCAACTTGTTGAAAAGAAACGTCACAACTTGAAGATGGAGGAAATAGCTGTAGGTAGAGGATTATACCTCAAACCTTACCGCAGTGGTATGGGGCTCTATCTGAAACCATATCCAGAGGGAGCTGGCTGCAAGAAGTAAAAAAACCAGTAGAGCTACCACATCGAGCACTAACTAACatcgatttattaaaatataccAAGCTGcttaaaataccaaattttcgtgtttttatgaaaaatgatTTACCAAAATCTGGACCTAAGATAAATGAAacagcaataataaatttggatGATAAACTTGGACCTGGGACTCACTGGGTTGCATACAAGAAAAATCATGATCAAGTAATTTACTTTGACAGCTTTGGTACTCTGCAACCTCCACAAGACTTAATGAAATATCTCGATGTTGGTAGCGTAAAGTACAATCATAATAGATATCAAGACTTTGATACAATCATATGTGGacatttatgtttaaaattccTGGCTGGACAACTATAAATTGAAGTGATTCAGGACTACAAGTGTCAGTCATGGCAGAGTCATTCACCTTGACACTATCTGGAAATTCCTCCATACTGGAGGCAAATTATTTTCCACCGATTGAGCTATtaccaacaaaaaattatgtactTGGACTTGTTAAGCTCCTAACATTTAATTCAATACCAAATATTGATGACGGTGCTAATAAATTCTATGTGTCATCAAAAAGATCCAAGAGAAGTACAATCAAGAGATTTCAAGAAATAACTATACCAACAGGAAGTTATGAAATTAAAGATATTGAAACTTATATAAACAAGACATTACCTGAACTGAGTTTCACTTTAAAAGCAAACAACAATGAGTTGAAGAGTGAAATAAAATGTGATCagcttataaattttgaacctgAAGATTCCATTGGATCATTACTTGGATTTACCAAACGTATGCTTGAACCTAACAAGGCACATAAATCTGATTTACCggtcaaaatattaaaaatcaactCTCTGAGAGTCGAGTGTAATATAACTACTGGATCATACATCAATGGTGAGAAGAATTACACAATCCACGAATTTTTCCCGAGGGTTCCAGCAGGATATAAGATAGTAGAGGTGCCAACAAACATCATTTACCTGCCAGTTGCCGTACGAGCAATACACAATTTGAGACTCCGCATTGTTGACCAGGACGGATGAATAGCGAATTTCTGTAGTGAGACTATAACAATAAGACTACATATTAAGAGTCTGTAATGGGTATCGTATATG harbors:
- the LOC123267853 gene encoding uncharacterized protein LOC123267853, with protein sequence MKPEEISKQKDILHQIFQASDAIRRKHRMLKLGKDTAEKAMEEMFKPIVTPLQSIVESSKLKEENIKKEEKPQVEKEENSLISNDESSLNNTLFAITQPPSTNTPARKNPLLANYLQRLSKKHKDNDMRYGVHRKHGEMYMGDSNISFGNDTITVKERSYPITSGLLELLFTKTPKNTLVTQDDKTKYLEIIQRTNTHKKSYDPSKSIYRDSTDKYKKYIADFVEKHGRGLPKFMITTKTPMDYVYWDDPNELVDRLRLLMASQAAGNPSHTNEIMSIIEELREVGVIY